A part of Streptomyces sp. NBC_01451 genomic DNA contains:
- a CDS encoding spherulation-specific family 4 protein — MSPSSLLVPYYEHPSVRPAEWEAILAAAPGLYGVVLNPDNGPGDHPDPAFAEIAARLRAEGVRVLGYADTDYARRPVTAVIRDLVRHHDWYGADGAFLDQVTSEPDRLDHYRRLASAAWGTGLRTLVLNHGVPPHPSYARIADVLVTFEGTWDTYRAQRPHPLSTPGTRLCHLVYGVPVDADLETEARTRGADLHCAVPGTGDHPWGTLPHAVPVG; from the coding sequence ATGAGCCCGAGCAGTCTCCTGGTCCCGTACTACGAGCACCCGTCCGTCCGCCCCGCCGAATGGGAGGCGATACTCGCCGCCGCGCCCGGCCTGTACGGGGTGGTCCTGAACCCGGACAACGGCCCCGGCGACCACCCCGATCCGGCGTTCGCCGAAATCGCCGCCCGACTGCGCGCCGAGGGCGTACGGGTGCTCGGGTACGCCGACACCGACTACGCCCGCCGACCGGTCACCGCCGTCATCCGCGACCTGGTTCGCCACCACGACTGGTACGGCGCGGACGGCGCCTTCCTCGACCAGGTCACCTCGGAACCGGACCGGCTCGACCACTACCGGCGCCTGGCGTCGGCGGCCTGGGGCACCGGCCTGCGCACCCTCGTCCTCAACCACGGTGTCCCGCCGCACCCCTCGTACGCCAGGATCGCCGACGTCCTGGTGACCTTCGAGGGCACCTGGGACACGTACCGCGCCCAGCGCCCCCACCCCCTGAGCACCCCGGGGACACGCCTGTGCCACCTCGTCTACGGCGTCCCGGTGGACGCCGACCTCGAAACGGAGGCCAGGACCCGGGGCGCCGACCTGCACTGCGCGGTGCCCGGCACCGGAGACCACCCCTGGGGCACCCTGCCCCACGCCGTGCCCGTGGGCTGA